GACGCAATGGTGTAACGTCTGGTCACTTGAGATGAACCCAGAAGGCACCAGGCGagtttaaaaaagtaccatatcaacaaaacaaaaataagcatCACATGTTATCCCTATCTGCTGGTACATGCTACAAGTTTTGTTTATGGATTTATATTGCCAACCCTAAAAGTGCCGCCTGGGGCGGTCCCTTTACAGCTTTAACTATGCTATGTCCCTGCGTCCAGTTCGTATGTGAGGGTGAGTATCAGAAATGCACTTTTTTAACCCGTAGTGTAACTCAAAAACATTGGGTGCATacatttttaagatttattaatataaagccTACCATCAGTTTTATCAGGGTAAAGCTCAGAAGTCATTTGTTGAAGAGTTTTTCTACTGCCATCATTGTTTTTAGGACTGACTAGCCTTTGGCTGCATAGACCATCatctgaatatatttttactggaATGTGTTTAAAACCTTCATTTTCTCCATGAGACTCCATTAATCTTCTATTTATAGCCCAGAATTGATCAAACTTGtctgaaattatatttcaaaaatattatatatatacaatgctgaaaacaatgtttaaaagaaACATCAATAGCACTATGCAGAATTTACAACTTGTTTTTGTGTTaccacatattatattttattaacttaggTTTATTCCTGTAGTACAAACAATGTTGTGTCTTGATTAATCTATCAGGCGATTAAAATAGCACTATTGGGTGAAATAATCTTTCTATGAAGGCTATATTATGATTTGAGTCatctataataatgttaatgcttgaaaggcaatcatatctaagtgacaaatataccaaaaataagttatataaatatttggaattacCAGATTTTTCGCATGGTTAAATCTAGATTTTGTAGctctaagaaaatattaatatcattagatTCTAATTCTATAACGTAAGTGatttatttgttatgaattttcttatttaaaccaaattttaaatcactactcaaaaatttactaattcttgcttagatatgattgcctttcaagtgtCCATATCTTCTTAACTAAGCTGTTGGAAACTCTTATATTGTCAGATGCAGATAAAGTTAGATTATTACCATTTTGCAAGCCTAACCACAATTGGTTATGATCTTTCTTTTGCATAGTTGACATGACTTGTCCCCTGTGCTTTAGCACATCTGCTTCTTTAACTGTCGACATATAGTGGGCTTCAACAACATCTCTGaaacattgttttgtattataaaaaaataatattttataaatctaagATTTCTCAACAATTtaattggtttttaataatgtaacttATTGGTAGTAAATCAAATACTTATGGATAAGTGCAAGTCGAAACTATAAATCTGGGATATTATGTCTATCTTTTGTTCATACAATGTGCCAGTAATATAAACATGTAAGGCTCCAAACttgtttcttttaaaaactAGCTAAAATCACACTTAGCCCctattattacttacataacaATGTCAACTTGAATAATGGCTATTAAGTACATACTTGTTAGGACAATGAAGAAGGATGTCTTCTGGAAATTTGGTAAAATGTACAGTGAGGGTCCAAGGTAGCTGTGGATCATTACCGCAGCACAGGTCATACAGAAAGCCTATGGGGTAATGCCATTTTAGTGGTTGCCCATTATAGTCTAACCACATCTCACTGTCAGCATTTTCTTGAGATATGTATCGTAGAAAATGTCTCTTCAtctgaaaatttatttgttttattaaaaagtaactaataaaatataacatgcaTTTTGTATGTTTCCTAACATAAACATTCATTGTTCTAGTTAATCAATAcaaatagaattaaattataaaaacagttaAGTGATTTATACTTGAATTTCATAAGAAATTCTTTATTAACGAAATTAGTTACATCCATAGACGTTATTGTTAGTTACCCATAAAGATGATTGACACTGCAAAGCAATCTTTACAAATTACTGACCTTATCAGTTACAAGTGGAAAATAACTTAATCTTGGTACCATCACATAGAATGGATCGGGTTGTTGAATTTCCATAATTTCTTCTTGTGCAAGTTGAAAACAAATGGGTAATTTTCCATCCCATATTTCTCTTAGTACCTCTCTATCATTAGCCATTGTACCTTAGAACAACAGTagcagagaccaataaactagaacagtaggtaatataaaaatatgtaaagattatGAAACACAATAAGCAGTGTTGTGGGAACACACACCAagcataaaaacaaacaaagagaattataatacaatacttgAACGCAATTtcgcaaaatataaaaatatatacctatcaACCTCGACTTCGAAATGTCAATCAGAATGTCAAttgtcacatatttttttaacaaaccttcaatttttttaaccatttatAGATTGGCAGCGTGATTTTGACCTTAGCCCATTCATTacggaattaattaaaaaaagactgCCGACAACTGACAAGAGACAGAGGCTATAGCCTAtatatggtcgtaagactatagcctgtcctttCAGgaggaagaaaaaaaaaaagtgacaaGAGACAGTTTATATTTTGACagaaagacaatatattaagaatttaaatttgaagaaaagaaatacgtaagactaggcagtatggtcgtaagactatagcctgtcctctaaggacgaattataaaaaaaaaaaaaaaaaatattatattttgacagTTCTGAATTTtgacaatagaaataaattttacacgTGCGATTTGAATAGTATAAAATTCTAtcttttattacctatttatgcTATTACATTAGTTGTATATGCTCttgaataattattacatttcagTAGAGATTGTGTCACTACTTTCCCAAATTTTGTAAGGGATTTTTTCTAGCTCTAGCCTAAAATAATTCAACATGGGTAAAAAAAGGAAACTTGTTGCAAAGGACGATGATTTTGAATATGACCCGGCACCTAAACATTTGGTTACATCGCATATTAAAAAACAGGAGAAACGTCTCATTGTTATATTAGAGAATGCTCAATTGGAAACTGTAAAGGTAAGgtaatactttattaattttattttttgtttgcttttaCGTTTACTCAGTGCAAGTCTCATAAATAATTGACTATCATACTCACTCAAGAAATATcaagaagagtttgtttgtttgaacgcgctaatctcaggaactaccggttcaaactgaaaaattctttttgtgtcggatagccctttgttcgtggagtgctataggctatatatcatcacgctatgaccaataggagcggagcagtaatgaaacatgttgcaaaaacggggaaaatttattagttttgagagcttccgttgtgtaaacggttaaagttatgcaacaatgatgtatgacgggattgttacTCTTGAaaagttctacataaatatattataaaacaaagtcccccgctgcatctgtctgcctggacgtgttaaattcaaaaatacccaacgtattaggatgaaaattggtatggagacagtttaagaccccgggaagaacaaaggctcccgggaaaatatatagcgtgacttttataacggaaaactttagcccgaaaaactttataacgcgtgcggagccacaggcaaaagctagtattctaTAAACCACTGTTTGGTTTATTGGCTTTTGAGCTGTAAAGCCTagtatttgtctatttttttatttataaacagtcaacaattaatttacaataagcatttttttacttatcatGGTTTTTTTCAGAATGGTAACAGTTTTGAGCTGCTGAACTGTGATGACCATGCTAATATTCTTCGTAAGAATGACCGCGACCCCGGCTCATGCCGGCCAGATATAACACATCAGTCTTTACTTATGTTAATGGACTCACCACTGAACAGAGCTGGCTTGCTACAAGTGTATATACATacagaaaaaaatgtgttgataGAAATTAACCCACAGACAAGGATACCAAGGACATTTAAGAGATTTGCTGGATTGATGggtaatcaaaaataatttactattaaatgatatatgttgtttatattggttgtctggaagacattgctgagagcgataagaccgtcatttgtacatgtgccttttgtctctcttttcttctttgcatcgtttttttttttgtttgtacaataaaaagtaaaataaataaatatgttgcatGCATGCTTTTACTGTGGCAAATGTATTCTATATTTAACAagctttttcattaaaaataattataattgacatgATTTTGAATCAGATATACAAGCCAATATTATTCTTAAATCAAAGTCAAAGATAATTTGATATTATccataaattaagataaaatattcatcTCATTTTTTTCAGTGCAACTGCTACACAAATTTTCTATCAGAGCTTCAGATGGACCAATGAAACTGCTGAAAGTAATAAAGAATCCTATAACATCTCATCTTCCAGTAGGAGTGAGGAAAATCACCATGTCATTCAGTTCGAAAGTTGTGCATAACTGTAGAGAGTTGGTGCCTAAGGATGAGCCTGTTGTAATGATTATTGGTGCAATGGCACATGGCAAGGTAGAAGTAGATTATGCAGAAGATGTTATATCAATAAGCAACTATCCCTTATCAGCTGCACTCACATGTGCAAAATTATGTTCTGCATTTGAAGAAATATGGGgagtaatgtaaataaaatttgtatacttATAAAATGAGTTTCATTTTagaatacctttggtattttCAATTTTGCTCCAATGTATATAACCAATTTTTGGTCATGATTTTGCCTATGtgcatttgtaataaaataataattataataatagcgtGTTCTGTTTAAAACCCACAACATGTATAGGAAAGACTGGCCAACTTTAAAACCATTTCATCAAATAATGTGAATTATTTCACAGGAATGTATTCTCTTTTGGAATGAGAGGTAActttatatacctattatgtGAAACTGTATCTGTGTGTTGAAATTCTTGCAAATCCCTTCAACGATTTATGCGCGATATGTAACAAAAACCTTCATTCTTCACATTTTCATAACCACCTCAGGCCCCTAAGCAACTGTCTACTGCCGCTTAGTGACTGCTCCGTAAAGATTTGAATCATTGCCCATAAggttattatcattataaacaaacaagcGATTAAAGTGCTTGCCACACACCCAAAATAATtccaatacttataaaaaaaagtagggCTTAAGTACCTGAAACTTGTCagtaaaaatcacataaaaatcAATCCAGCCGTTTTAGAGatgaaaagaatattaattacacaaagtattagttttataaatggCGCCACACGTAAAGATTTGATATTTGGTTTTGATTTCATTAACGTAACGGCTAAAATTGAACAATCTTCACCGATCTCCGAATATATTCTGATATATTCAGTGTCtgatatatattcatatatttgtaaagatCACAATTCACAACGTTCCGATTTTTTTTGCGAAAAATCTGTACGTTTTGAACATTtatcatagatggcgctagtagtAGCAATAATTTGATGAGattgaaaaatatcaaatttgtaCTGTATTTAGTagtttgtaatgaatatttttctttatccaaTACTTTTGAGTGTTTTgctaattatgtatttatttatttattatattcaatatattatcaagACTCAAGTTGTACATATTTCTAAAGGAATGTtattttatgatgttaaataaaaagcgACATTTGTTTAATTccgtttaattataaagtccTCAGAAGTTTCTACAAAATACGTATACCTAGGTAATACACAGACATACAAAGTTCctgattcttttttttttgtgttcataATTATTAGGATAAGGTTTGTAtgaaagaattattattattgcaaaatcaacggaatatattatgaatttggatatttttaaagctttatgGATCTATTAAAGATCCATATAAACTTCTTGATAtacttatattgttatgtttagtTTCTTTAACATCaatcttattttttgttaatgtgGCGCATTCTTGTTTTTCAAGATGAGCGTTTAGGCATTTTGATCTATCTGTTTGGAATGTGAAGGCGGGGCATAACGATGGCCACTATGGAATGCATTCGTTATAATTCGTTTTGTTTTTGAACATAAGCTGCGCTTAAACTTATTCCGCGTTAAAGCGGTGATAAAAACTGgatttaatcaaattaaaacctaaatattgttggttatttttataacaggaTGAAGGCTAGACAgcatagttttataaaaaaaaatatcactgtgGTAAAATCATTACATAGATAttcgaaaataatgttttatatattgacgtacattctatagacacgaacgtccattaAAGTAGTTGttcaaaatataatctaaaatggcaaccaaagtgtcactgttataacttatttatttacttataatatcagccttgtattatatacttgcccactgctgagcacgggcctcttctactactgagagggattaagccttagtcccccacgctggcctagtgcgggttggtagacttcacacaccttcgaaattcctatagagaacttctcagatgtgcaggtttcctcacaatgttttccttcacaaagaatacacatcattttttagaaaggTCAGAGGAAAAGTCAAGGGCacacccttgggatttgaacctgcggacattcgtctcggcagtccgttccacacccaactaggctatcgccgccttatTTACTTGAAAGACAaataatttgactaatattttttattcacatccaggtttgcacttagactcgtgtttttatattatgagcgccggtccgtacacaaccacaagcgccaatattgacaccatgctAAATTCAGTTTCATTGGATtacagttcaaatcagttgaacacaatgaatgttcggaacgccaaatatagtacgtagtacatatatatatcgatggttttaTAGATCAAAGTTTAGACCAAAGATTCAAAGTTTAGAGGAATCACTTGATAATGCAATCAaacaatttaaagtaaattttaggCTGGTTTTTGTGTAGAGCTAAATAGAACCTAGTTTAGTTACTCAATGTCAAGCGTAAAATGGTACTCGTGCTTATACATCTATTTGTTAACccctaaaatatgaaaaaatccATAATAGGAAATTTAATTTAGCTGTCATTCAAAATAAACGTCATATACTGTACTGGGATCGTCTCGATACGGATAAGGGTTTTGGCCAGAGAGAGATCTAGTTATTTAGCCGTTtcaggaaaaaataatatttgccgccctacaatatcactttgtaaGTCATGaacttgttattttaaaaatacaagaatgtaagtcagtcgggggaagtgcgccataaaattttcatagctggattcaatgcaaaataatttctttttgtgctgacttaagaatgtaattttattaattcaagaatatttggtattttgtgataacaacccatagccattcaaggaaatcggaccataaattaataatattttgctcaaagtaaaaaaaaatggtagtaggcgcactttcctccggaaatggggtaagtgcgcctgtgtaaaaagaAACgctaatatgaaacattataaagaaaacactcactatagtccatagagaaataagatttactcgcattgctcttggataatttttaatcactcaatattataacaaactatggctgtcaaatcaaattcggggtaagtgtgccatatatatgtaaatcagggcttgaaaacattttagatttttttttgatataaaagtttttgctatgttagagttttgtgtgcggatatgttggaataaaaaaatggtagccctaatataaaatccattttatttctaaaaactaaaaaaaacatacaaaaatggtaggtattaacaattttgaatgcgttataactcaattacttagaatttggccttatgacattttatatgttttacctgcattatatccagataacgtgcctgatcgaacagttgcaatctattcacgtaaagttgctctagaccaaggtattttaaaaacgaattaactaatacgcccttttatttaagtccgctcaaaacaaaataccttgagtacaaaaaattctgctgttaagtataacattttaataataataattcatattagtaaaacttattctcaaaaaaggttggttatatatggatcaggggcaagtgcgccatacgactattaactgtggcgcacttgccctactcgacaattttaagtacattttttcgcattgctaaaaaaatcctttattttagtatatataaataaaattcaggcaggaagttaaaataaaaggtttaaactatgtattcaccttactggtttacagaaatatgttaaatatcttgaaatatttgatgttatctttcacggggtcatctcggtttacaggtctaaatgacacttaaaataaaatggcgaataaatcgtattaaaatgaacatagccatttctgttttttagtggaactgtatttcagttagtagcatagatgtaagattgcggtaattgtatataacatcaatagttctcgatttttttagggtaggtgcacttaccccgtcggcgcacttgccccacctgacttatttgttttaacatttaatgcaaataaaaagaaaacactcTAGTATACTTATAATGCCACTAAAAGAATCAGTCGTACCTAAAAATGATTGCAGttacatacaataaaacattttactttaatacATATATGTCTGTCTAAGTATTACAGCCGcttcagtaatatttttttaaagcaaatccttaaaaatatttttttgtcagacTGCTAAGTATGTTTTTTTCCTCCTAGTGTGAAAATTGAGAACTCCGTGCTACCACCGCATTCGACTCCCACAGATTTCCAGCCCGCTTAAGTATATGTGCCACTGGACATTTGCCCCCCGTTAGATCGAGCCCTGCTTTTTGCTGAGTACGAGAAAATGACTATAGAATGTAACATActgattttaaaagaaataaagtatatataaatatattaattgtaccCCCTAAGCATATTGCGCGCATGGAAGCGACTGTCACTTGGCATGTTTAATGTTCGTATAGAGAAGTgaagaaaaatacaatttatctaCAATACTTATgtgttacaattatattaaatttgaaagtcGAATTTCAGCCACAGGACGACcactaataataatgaatagaTCAATTTACGTCAATTTGATTTCTATCGAATGAACTCTACCTTTTCTGCTCTATCACAGACAATTCTTGTAATATTTCGTGCTACTTGCTGTATATTTaagatatgtaagttttattttattttatatgcaaaagTAAAGAAACATCTAGTGTACTTGGTTTTAGTTTAGGCAGATCAAAAAGAAGTACTTCAACgagatactaaataaaaattcagtGATTGTTAAAACAAGCgcaaattctaataaataaggATAACGTTTGACGTAAGTGATCGTGATAGGCACGCAATGAAAGCGGCAGTACGGCTACCGAGTACCGACGCGGCGCGCCACTTGAGGGACTAGATTCTCGGCAACTTACCATAAATGGCGTATGGTCTGACTTTGTGAGCCAATTAACTTCATACTAATGTAAACAGCTACCAGCTTGAACGCGCGAATGAAACGCTAAGTAAACAAACAAGCATTAATGTAACTAGGTATCATGTACAAGGAATGTTACCTATACTAAatacatagtataataataataaagcttaaaattgTATCCTAAGTATGTACTTAACGAATTTAGTTTGGAATTTTGATGCGTAATGCAAAATGTGACGTAATGCGTAATGTGAGCGATTCAAAATTAAGGCAAGCAGGTATTTAACATCTAAATAGGCGTCTACAAAAATAGGTAGGTAAGGTAAGTAATAACCCCGTATTCGATTTATGTTATAcctttaaattgattttgaatagaAAAACACCAGAGTTTATTACCTGTTTTTCTCTAGTGAAAACTATTTTCGAACTGGTATAGCAGTGGAGTAATAGAATGCaaggaatctaaataatgtttaactttTTATGGCtccgaataaattatttcatttcattttaattgaattCTCATGTGACTCGTCAGCCAgtctttacttttattttgcaGTTTTCCGTATATCAAAAGGATATATAGGATTACTTTCTCGTCCGTCTCTTTCTAGGTCGAAACCCTTTTGTAAGGAACGCGTAGAgttatcaagttgaaatttatatcaaatattcggatctacggtctctttcagctgtgtGTGTaagtcaacgcaatcaaaagatataactgtCCATGTcacatgttttgtaatttcaTAATGGAAGCAAAACCTATAGCGGACTTCTAATGTCCTTTTATGGaacatgtaaagaaaaaaaaagcgAAAGCCTGTAAAGTTTAAATTTGGAATCGTTATTTTAACAACTTAAAAGCATccgtaagaaaaaaatatgtagagtCCACTATTATGTAGGGAAATTAGTGCAAAAGTTATTCATATTACTAACCTAATATTAGTATCTACTGACGTCCGAAAATATTGTTACCTATTAAGCATAGTAAGTATATTGTGCATGTAGGTACCTAATGTATTAAAtgcacattatatttaatattggacCAAAgtgacgtaaaataattaatgtattatgtgTAATCAATCTTATCGGGTGTGTTGAAGGATTTATAAGACCCAGTGTTTACTACAAGGCCAGGCATTATTTCTCGGAATTTGCCACTCGTTGCACTGCTTCCTTTTAGCAACTAGTACCtaagtattatgaaattaaatcattttactGTCGATAACTTCTAGCATAGTTACTACTAATAGTTACCTTATCATATTATCGTCCATGTATTTTCTTTATACGATCTGAAATATACTTACAGTTAAAGTCGATATcagaaatttctttttaaatacagtAGTGTCATTGTATACCTACATACTTATATGTTGAAACAAAATAGGAGATATCAAAATGCAAGCCAGGTTGCTTACAATTCTAAGAGAAACGTAATGGAGTAAGGCTATTAGCGCAGCTGCGAATACATAATACTCACCTACCTCGATAGATTGGTTTCATTCTCGCTGTTGTCACAATCTTGCTTTGTAATTTGTGAAACTACCAAATACGGTCCCAAATATCGACGTGCGTAAGCAGTTGTTATTTAGTATGTAAAATCTGAAAAtcaatgaatccctcctagcccaatttcggccacggcggccaatctaaagagagatcagccaggtatgtaGGAggtattatagtacacaagtctGTGCTCAATACACAGGTTCACTCTATGACCTCACTCTCATagtatctataatttttaagtGAATTAGGCATTCCTAAATGCGATAATCACTGTGAGGAATTATACATGTGTGACAAGTTCAATCATTCACTTTTACATGAAGTTATCTTTAAGGTCGTGCCTTCAGCAAAACGGCGCgataaccgtatttttagaagctttatctattcaaaatttataatacatattgaaaaaaatacatcttcCTACGatatgtggatattgtttcattaattttataaagtaaatgcCACTACATTTTCACTGATTCCTTGCATCTCCTcctaaattacatattatgttaatttactaACAACAACTTTTCCTAAGAAACATTTtagtagtttaatattttcaaaaagacataaaatttatattttaattcattttgtatGTCTCTAGATATTGCTGCCCGTAATTGTGCGCCGTAAATGACTGAAACGAATGCTTAAGGCCGTTTGCTCAGAGGAGGGCCTTAACATCACAGATCATTATTCCAGTACTAagaaattgtgttttaatatcCTTATATTAAGTATAGCTATGTATACTGAAATATTacgtttaaattattgttaaatataacaataaagacAAGTTCGAGAACAGTTACTTTgtataagaaacaaaaaatatgacacTTAAGTACCGGATGATACACATATTAATTTCCTGCTAAGTTGTTATAGAAGAAGTTATAGAATTTCAATCATTGCAGGAATGGATCTTGTAGACTTAGTCACATATTGTACCTATTTATTGCATTGGAATTGTGGTGGCGTGATGTATGATTAATGCATAAGGTACATATTTGCGCGATGATGGATCAAGTAAATAGTAATGCACGTTACTTCCACACTAGCGCATTTATGTTTATATCATTACTGTTCCATATTTCattctttgtaatttttaacGACTTAAGTAGCCTAAATACTACTAATCATCTTTTGATTGAGACCACAAATTTTGGGAAAGTCTATAGGTGGTGGTGTCTTCTCAGTTTTGCCAAaaacatatgaaaaaatatattcttctcCCATTGTAATTCGTACATATATCTATAATGAatctctcctagccgaattttggtcTCGGTGGCCAATCTCTACGGAGATCGATAaaacgcagaagatattatagtgcacacaATTGCACATAATGAGAGTGATCTCATAGTACGCTGAATCGCCAATACGGGATGACTGGagggagatcaggcgcaggacgaacggctttacgtgctttccgataCACAGGGTATCACgacgccaacttcctgactctcagatgcgactgagtaatttctGAAATActtactagatttttttttgttcgacccggggttcgaacccagggcctcatactgcgtacgcattacaattaCCCCACCGTGGCAGTCATACATTCcatttatatacctacttatatctatattaaGTGGCAATTACTTAAATGTAGTTGTGGCTCTGTGGGCTTAGGTGACAAGTTATATTGTCTAGACACGATAGTATGTTTGCAAAACCGTACATTACTTCAGATTTCCTATGGTCTATTAGTGTGAATGAAGACTGCCGAGTGTCGACGCACAAATCACGATAACCAATaacttttaatacaaattgtatTAGTGCGAGGGCTCGCGCAGGCCAGACGAAGCGGCGGCGgtacggcggcgcggcggctcgGTGCGGCGCGACGCGATGCGCGCCTGCCGCCTGCGCTGCCAGACCGTTCGGCGCCTGCGCTCACAAAGGATTCATTGTATTCCATGTCGGCCGATTCTATTGAAGGGACCCTTAGCGTCTgcgtttttttctttaaaattcttGATACCAGAATGACACTCAAACAATGGGTTTCCGTCCCTTTATTGGCA
The sequence above is drawn from the Manduca sexta isolate Smith_Timp_Sample1 chromosome 28, JHU_Msex_v1.0, whole genome shotgun sequence genome and encodes:
- the LOC115452378 gene encoding autophagy protein 5 isoform X1, producing the protein MVKKIEGLLKKYVTIDILIDISKSRLIGTMANDREVLREIWDGKLPICFQLAQEEIMEIQQPDPFYVMVPRLSYFPLVTDKMKRHFLRYISQENADSEMWLDYNGQPLKWHYPIGFLYDLCCGNDPQLPWTLTVHFTKFPEDILLHCPNKDVVEAHYMSTVKEADVLKHRGQVMSTMQKKDHNQLWLGLQNDKFDQFWAINRRLMESHGENEGFKHIPVKIYSDDGLCSQRLVSPKNNDGSRKTLQQMTSELYPDKTDVKLRTHGVIIPAETPLQWLSEHLSYPDNFLHLCLC
- the LOC115452378 gene encoding autophagy protein 5 isoform X2, which codes for MANDREVLREIWDGKLPICFQLAQEEIMEIQQPDPFYVMVPRLSYFPLVTDKMKRHFLRYISQENADSEMWLDYNGQPLKWHYPIGFLYDLCCGNDPQLPWTLTVHFTKFPEDILLHCPNKDVVEAHYMSTVKEADVLKHRGQVMSTMQKKDHNQLWLGLQNDKFDQFWAINRRLMESHGENEGFKHIPVKIYSDDGLCSQRLVSPKNNDGSRKTLQQMTSELYPDKTDVKLRTHGVIIPAETPLQWLSEHLSYPDNFLHLCLC
- the LOC115452379 gene encoding ribosomal RNA small subunit methyltransferase NEP1, producing the protein MGKKRKLVAKDDDFEYDPAPKHLVTSHIKKQEKRLIVILENAQLETVKNGNSFELLNCDDHANILRKNDRDPGSCRPDITHQSLLMLMDSPLNRAGLLQVYIHTEKNVLIEINPQTRIPRTFKRFAGLMVQLLHKFSIRASDGPMKLLKVIKNPITSHLPVGVRKITMSFSSKVVHNCRELVPKDEPVVMIIGAMAHGKVEVDYAEDVISISNYPLSAALTCAKLCSAFEEIWGVM